The following coding sequences are from one Azospirillum humicireducens window:
- the gph gene encoding phosphoglycolate phosphatase (PGP is an essential enzyme in the glycolate salvage pathway in higher organisms (photorespiration in plants). Phosphoglycolate results from the oxidase activity of RubisCO in the Calvin cycle when concentrations of carbon dioxide are low relative to oxygen. This enzyme is a member of the Haloacid Dehalogenase (HAD) superfamily of aspartate-nucleophile hydrolase enzymes (PF00702).), whose amino-acid sequence MTDTVNRPAIRAVAFDLDGTLVDSVADLMHASNALLAELGRPPVDLAAVRSFVGDGAPKLVERVLAATGGVPAADETARCIKRFLAIYEADPSAHSTLYPGVAETLGRLAEAGLRLGVCTNKPMAATLRLLDDLGIAGRFAAVVGGDSYPTRKPSPEPVLGLLERLEVTPAETVFVGDNEHDVAASRAAGVARVLVVPYGYARVPLDGLPHDGVLDGFADLAKRLSC is encoded by the coding sequence GTGACCGATACCGTGAACCGCCCCGCCATCCGCGCCGTCGCCTTCGACCTCGACGGCACGCTGGTGGACAGCGTGGCCGACCTGATGCATGCCTCCAACGCCCTGCTGGCCGAGCTGGGGCGCCCGCCGGTCGATCTGGCGGCGGTGCGCTCCTTCGTCGGCGACGGGGCGCCCAAGCTGGTCGAGCGGGTGCTGGCCGCCACCGGCGGGGTTCCGGCTGCGGACGAGACCGCCCGCTGCATCAAGCGCTTCCTGGCGATCTACGAGGCCGACCCCAGCGCCCACAGCACGCTCTACCCCGGCGTCGCCGAAACGCTGGGCCGGCTGGCGGAGGCCGGGCTGCGGCTCGGCGTCTGCACCAACAAGCCGATGGCGGCCACCCTGCGGCTGCTCGACGATCTGGGCATCGCCGGCCGCTTCGCCGCGGTGGTCGGCGGCGACAGCTACCCGACCCGCAAGCCGTCGCCGGAGCCGGTGCTGGGGCTGCTGGAGCGGCTGGAGGTCACGCCGGCGGAGACCGTCTTCGTCGGCGACAACGAGCATGACGTGGCGGCATCCCGCGCGGCCGGGGTGGCGCGGGTGCTGGTGGTGCCCTACGGCTATGCCCGCGTCCCGCTCGACGGCCTGCCGCATGACGGCGTCCTCGACGGGTTCGCCGATCTGGCGAAGCGTCTGTCATGCTGA
- a CDS encoding ABC transporter ATP-binding protein — MNHQFSDQRFSPAALAAQIQSVGVDIAGVNLSYGSNHVLKDVNLAIKPGEFFAFLGPSGCGKTTLLRLIAGFNTAQRGEVRIGGRDISGLPPHRRDVGMVFQSYALWPHMTVRRNVAFGLEERRVPRAEIERRVDAALELVGLKHLADRRPSQLSGGQQQRVALARTVVIEPKILLLDEPLSNLDAKLRVQMRQELLSLQRKLGLTTIFVTHDQEEANTICDRIAVMEDGRVQQVGTPQDLYDHPANLFVAGFLGTANVLDGAVRDDGAGGRAFVGAGFTPVALPAAGVETGAGGKLMFRPQNLAIRADGQAPAPGHARLTGTVRHREFLGASIRYAVDVGGQLVQVDAPHQAGDALLPPDAPIILDLAADKARFLRQ, encoded by the coding sequence ATGAACCACCAGTTTTCCGACCAACGGTTTTCCCCGGCCGCGCTCGCCGCGCAAATCCAGAGCGTCGGCGTCGACATCGCGGGCGTCAACCTGTCCTACGGCAGCAACCATGTGCTGAAGGACGTGAACCTCGCGATCAAGCCGGGCGAGTTCTTCGCCTTCCTCGGCCCGTCCGGCTGCGGCAAGACCACGCTTCTGCGGCTGATCGCCGGCTTCAACACCGCCCAGCGCGGCGAGGTGCGCATCGGCGGGCGCGACATCTCCGGCCTGCCGCCGCACCGGCGCGATGTCGGCATGGTGTTCCAGAGCTACGCGCTCTGGCCGCACATGACCGTGCGCCGCAACGTCGCCTTCGGGCTGGAGGAGCGCCGCGTCCCCCGCGCCGAGATCGAACGGCGGGTGGACGCCGCGCTGGAGCTGGTCGGGCTGAAACATCTGGCCGACCGCCGCCCCTCGCAGCTGTCGGGCGGCCAGCAGCAGCGCGTGGCGCTGGCGCGCACCGTGGTGATCGAGCCGAAGATCCTGCTGCTCGACGAGCCTTTGTCGAACCTCGACGCCAAGCTGCGCGTGCAGATGCGCCAGGAGCTGCTGAGCCTGCAACGCAAGCTCGGCCTGACCACCATCTTCGTCACCCACGACCAGGAGGAGGCCAACACCATCTGCGACCGCATCGCGGTGATGGAGGACGGGCGGGTGCAGCAGGTCGGCACCCCGCAGGATCTCTACGACCATCCGGCCAACCTGTTCGTCGCCGGCTTCCTCGGCACCGCCAACGTGCTGGACGGCGCCGTGCGGGACGACGGGGCCGGGGGCCGCGCCTTCGTCGGCGCCGGCTTCACCCCGGTGGCGCTGCCGGCGGCGGGCGTTGAGACCGGGGCCGGGGGCAAGCTGATGTTCCGGCCGCAGAACCTCGCCATCCGCGCCGACGGTCAGGCGCCGGCGCCCGGACATGCCCGGCTGACCGGCACCGTCCGCCACCGCGAGTTCCTCGGCGCGTCGATCCGCTATGCGGTGGATGTCGGCGGGCAGCTGGTTCAGGTGGACGCGCCGCATCAGGCGGGCGATGCTCTGCTCCCCCCGGATGCCCCGATCATCCTCGACCTCGCGGCCGACAAGGCCCGCTTCCTCCGCCAGTAA
- a CDS encoding ABC transporter permease yields the protein MTSLALTRDRIARVRPGPALAALLIAAFLLLFLVVPVVQVIFVAFQDKTTGAFTLVNFADFFQNDLFMRSFGNSFYVSAMSVVVASLLALPLAYLTTRFEFRGSVLIQSLGIIPLIMPPFIGAVAMQLLFGRNGSVNLLLRDHFGFSIPFMEGLNGVIFVQSIHYFPFILINLSASLKNIDRAMEESAQNLGCHGFRLFRRIVFPLAMPGYVAGASLVFIKVFDDLGTPLLLNVNDMLAPQAYLRISSIGIADPMGYVISVVLIACSLLALWVSALAMRGKDYATVQRGGGGLAKRRLKPLEMVAAYGIVLLILVLVLAPHVGLGLLSFATIWSFSPLPDAFTLKHYHTVFSESGQYITNTLLYASLAALLDVVIGTAIAYLVLRTKLPGRQWLDYIAMAALAVPGVVLGIGYLRSFYGVPMPFTGQPLSNFWLILVFALAIRRLPYALRACTAALQQVSSSLEEAAENLGATKLRTVGRIVVPLMSGGILAGFVTSFATAAVELSATIMLVHSQSDAPLAYGLYVYMQSAAGRGPGAALGIFAVIIVGLGTYLSHVVIERGRRDRGQDQ from the coding sequence ATGACCTCACTTGCGCTCACGCGCGACCGCATCGCGCGCGTGCGGCCGGGGCCGGCGCTGGCCGCGCTGCTGATCGCCGCATTCCTGCTGCTGTTCCTGGTCGTTCCGGTCGTCCAGGTCATCTTCGTCGCCTTCCAGGACAAGACGACCGGCGCCTTCACCCTGGTGAACTTCGCCGACTTCTTCCAGAACGACCTGTTCATGCGGTCGTTCGGGAACTCCTTCTACGTCTCGGCGATGTCGGTGGTGGTGGCGAGCCTGCTGGCGCTGCCGCTGGCCTACCTGACCACGCGCTTCGAGTTCCGCGGCTCGGTGCTGATCCAGAGCCTGGGCATCATTCCGCTGATCATGCCGCCCTTCATCGGCGCGGTGGCGATGCAGCTGCTGTTCGGGCGCAACGGCTCGGTCAACCTGCTGCTGCGCGACCATTTCGGCTTTTCGATCCCCTTCATGGAGGGGCTGAACGGCGTCATCTTCGTCCAGAGCATCCATTATTTCCCCTTCATCCTGATCAACCTGTCGGCCAGCCTGAAGAACATCGACCGGGCGATGGAGGAATCGGCGCAGAATCTCGGCTGCCACGGCTTCCGCCTGTTCCGCCGCATCGTCTTCCCGCTGGCGATGCCGGGCTATGTCGCCGGCGCCTCGCTGGTCTTCATCAAGGTGTTCGACGATCTCGGCACGCCGCTGCTGCTGAACGTCAACGACATGCTGGCGCCGCAGGCCTATCTGCGCATCTCCTCCATCGGCATCGCCGATCCGATGGGCTACGTCATCTCCGTCGTGCTGATCGCCTGCTCGCTGCTGGCGCTCTGGGTGTCGGCGCTGGCGATGCGCGGCAAGGACTACGCCACGGTGCAGCGCGGCGGCGGCGGTCTCGCCAAGCGGCGCCTGAAGCCGCTGGAGATGGTGGCGGCCTATGGCATCGTGCTGCTGATCCTGGTGCTGGTGCTGGCGCCGCATGTCGGGCTTGGCCTGCTGTCCTTCGCCACGATCTGGTCCTTCAGCCCGCTGCCCGACGCCTTCACGCTGAAGCACTACCACACCGTCTTCTCCGAGAGCGGGCAGTACATCACCAACACGCTGCTCTACGCCTCGCTGGCGGCACTGCTCGACGTGGTGATCGGCACCGCCATCGCCTATCTGGTCCTGCGCACCAAGCTGCCGGGCCGGCAATGGCTGGACTACATCGCGATGGCGGCGCTGGCGGTGCCTGGCGTCGTGCTGGGCATCGGCTATCTGCGCAGCTTCTACGGCGTGCCGATGCCCTTCACCGGCCAGCCGCTGTCCAACTTCTGGCTGATCCTGGTCTTCGCGCTGGCGATCCGCCGCCTGCCCTACGCGCTGCGCGCCTGCACCGCCGCCTTGCAGCAGGTCAGCTCCTCGCTGGAGGAGGCGGCCGAGAATCTCGGCGCCACCAAGCTGCGCACGGTCGGGCGCATCGTCGTGCCGCTGATGTCCGGCGGCATCCTCGCCGGCTTCGTCACCAGCTTCGCCACCGCGGCGGTCGAGCTGTCGGCCACCATCATGCTGGTGCATTCGCAGAGCGACGCGCCGCTGGCCTACGGCCTCTACGTCTACATGCAGTCGGCGGCCGGGCGCGGTCCGGGGGCGGCGCTGGGCATCTTCGCCGTCATCATCGTCGGGCTCGGCACCTACCTGTCGCACGTCGTCATCGAGCGCGGCCGCCGCGACCGCGGCCAGGACCAGTGA
- a CDS encoding extracellular solute-binding protein, whose translation MLRTSRTVARTLRNAAAALAVLLLSGTAAFAQDASGKLVIVTSFPKDMTTAFQQAYQKANPKVTVEILNRNTNAGVKYLQETASNNGVDLFWASAPDAFEVLKGAGLLQPYKPKVEGIPEKVGAYPVNDPEGMYAGFAASGYGIMWNSRYMKANGLPIPKEWADLTKPAYYDHVAISAPSRSGTTHLTIETILQGEGWEKGWRTNKEMAGNYRTITERSFGVPDGVNSGAFGVGIVIDFFALSSQASGFPVEFAYPTVTTIVPANVAVVKNAPNKAAAEGFVDFLLSPKGQEVLLEPAIRRLPVNPVTYEKAPAGYPNPFKDKSLGSQVNFDVNVSQARYNVVDALFDQLVTFQLDDLKAATQAIHKAEAALAKKPNDKAKALLAEARDLVAAMPVTAEQAADPQLAGAFTVERKSAKDAVPERQAQVEQKWAAFAKENYASARKKADEAAALAR comes from the coding sequence ATGCTCCGCACCTCGCGCACCGTCGCACGCACCCTGCGCAACGCCGCCGCCGCCCTGGCCGTCCTGCTGCTGTCCGGCACCGCCGCCTTCGCACAGGATGCCAGCGGCAAGCTGGTCATCGTCACCTCCTTCCCGAAGGACATGACGACCGCTTTCCAGCAGGCCTACCAGAAGGCCAACCCCAAGGTCACGGTCGAGATCCTGAACCGCAACACCAACGCGGGCGTGAAGTATCTTCAGGAAACGGCGTCCAACAACGGCGTTGACCTGTTCTGGGCGTCGGCCCCCGACGCCTTCGAGGTGCTGAAGGGCGCCGGCCTGCTCCAGCCCTACAAGCCCAAGGTGGAAGGCATTCCCGAGAAGGTCGGCGCCTATCCGGTCAACGATCCCGAGGGGATGTATGCCGGCTTCGCCGCATCCGGTTACGGCATCATGTGGAACAGCCGCTACATGAAAGCCAACGGCCTGCCGATCCCCAAGGAATGGGCCGACCTGACCAAGCCGGCCTATTACGACCATGTCGCGATCTCCGCCCCGTCGCGCTCCGGCACGACGCACCTGACCATCGAGACGATCCTCCAGGGCGAGGGCTGGGAAAAGGGCTGGCGCACCAACAAGGAGATGGCCGGCAACTACCGCACCATCACCGAGCGCAGCTTCGGCGTGCCGGACGGGGTGAATTCCGGCGCCTTCGGCGTCGGCATCGTCATCGACTTCTTCGCCCTGTCGTCGCAGGCCTCGGGCTTCCCGGTCGAGTTCGCATATCCCACCGTCACCACCATCGTCCCGGCCAATGTCGCCGTCGTGAAGAACGCCCCCAACAAGGCCGCCGCCGAGGGCTTCGTCGATTTCCTGCTGTCGCCCAAGGGGCAGGAGGTTCTGCTGGAACCGGCGATCCGCCGCCTGCCGGTCAACCCGGTCACCTACGAGAAGGCCCCCGCCGGCTATCCCAACCCGTTCAAGGACAAGTCGCTGGGCTCGCAGGTCAACTTCGACGTGAACGTCTCGCAGGCCCGCTACAATGTGGTCGACGCGCTGTTCGACCAGCTCGTCACCTTCCAGCTCGACGACCTCAAGGCGGCGACCCAGGCCATCCACAAGGCCGAGGCCGCACTCGCCAAGAAGCCGAACGACAAGGCCAAGGCGCTGCTGGCCGAGGCGCGCGACCTCGTCGCCGCCATGCCGGTGACGGCGGAGCAGGCCGCCGACCCGCAGCTGGCCGGCGCCTTCACGGTGGAGCGCAAGTCGGCCAAGGACGCGGTGCCGGAGCGTCAGGCGCAGGTCGAGCAGAAGTGGGCCGCCTTCGCCAAGGAGAACTACGCCAGCGCCCGCAAGAAGGCCGACGAGGCGGCTGCCCTGGCGCGCTGA
- a CDS encoding sigma-54-dependent transcriptional regulator — MTVLLIDDDSEVLDSSRQTLELEGFAVEAVTEPEAGLARLGASWPGVVVTDVRMPGMDGFALLERVRAADAEVPVVLVTGHGDIAMAMRAVREGAYDFIEKPAEPDHLVEVVRRALAHRRLVLENRRLRAQLAEGGSEGRIIGRSPAIEHLRAAVANLADAEVDVLLFGETGTGKELVARSLHEGGRRRAGNFVALNCGAMPDTIIESELFGHEPGAFTGAQGRRIGKLEYAAGGTLFLDEIESMPMHLQVKLLRVLQERAIERIGGNRTIPLDLRVVAATKVDLLRLAAEGKFREDLYYRLNVVTVPLPPLRERRGDVALLFRHFLDAALARSRRTPPPLDPVLLARLAAHGWPGNVRELRNVAERVALGLGDGLAPVGVTAAAAGMTGSAEIEPLADRLDRVEKQLIEDALARCGGRVGETAERLGITRKTLYLKMRHHGLSRDDFAEE, encoded by the coding sequence ATGACCGTCCTGCTGATCGACGACGATTCGGAAGTGCTCGATTCCAGCCGCCAGACGCTGGAGCTGGAGGGCTTCGCGGTCGAGGCGGTGACGGAGCCGGAGGCCGGGCTGGCCCGGCTCGGCGCCTCCTGGCCCGGCGTGGTGGTGACCGACGTGCGCATGCCGGGGATGGACGGCTTCGCCCTGCTGGAGCGGGTGCGCGCGGCGGACGCGGAGGTGCCGGTGGTGCTGGTCACCGGGCATGGCGACATCGCCATGGCGATGCGGGCGGTCCGCGAAGGCGCCTACGACTTCATCGAGAAGCCGGCCGAGCCCGACCATCTGGTCGAGGTGGTGCGGCGCGCCCTTGCCCATCGCAGGCTGGTCCTGGAGAACCGCCGCCTGCGGGCGCAGCTGGCCGAAGGCGGTTCGGAAGGGCGGATCATCGGACGGTCGCCGGCCATCGAGCATCTGCGGGCCGCCGTGGCGAACCTCGCCGACGCCGAGGTCGACGTGCTGCTGTTCGGCGAGACCGGGACGGGGAAGGAGCTGGTCGCGCGCAGCCTGCATGAGGGCGGCCGGCGGCGCGCCGGCAATTTCGTGGCGCTGAACTGCGGCGCCATGCCCGACACCATCATCGAGAGCGAGCTGTTCGGCCACGAGCCGGGCGCCTTCACCGGGGCGCAGGGGCGGCGCATCGGCAAGCTGGAATATGCGGCGGGCGGCACCCTGTTCCTCGACGAGATCGAGAGCATGCCGATGCATCTCCAGGTCAAGCTGCTGCGGGTGTTGCAGGAGCGGGCCATCGAGCGGATCGGCGGCAACCGGACGATCCCGCTGGATCTGCGGGTGGTGGCGGCGACCAAGGTGGATCTGCTGCGGCTGGCGGCGGAGGGGAAATTCCGCGAGGATCTCTATTACCGGCTGAACGTCGTCACCGTGCCGCTGCCGCCCTTGCGCGAGCGGCGCGGCGACGTGGCGCTGCTGTTCCGCCATTTCCTCGACGCGGCCCTGGCGCGGTCGCGCCGGACGCCGCCGCCGCTCGACCCCGTCCTGCTGGCGCGGCTGGCCGCCCATGGCTGGCCCGGCAATGTCCGCGAGCTGCGCAACGTCGCCGAGCGGGTGGCGCTCGGGCTGGGCGACGGGCTGGCTCCCGTCGGCGTTACGGCTGCTGCTGCCGGCATGACGGGATCGGCGGAGATCGAGCCGCTGGCCGACCGGCTCGACCGCGTCGAGAAGCAGCTGATCGAGGACGCGCTGGCCCGCTGCGGCGGCCGGGTCGGCGAGACGGCGGAGCGGCTGGGGATCACCCGCAAGACGCTGTACCTGAAGATGCGCCACCACGGGCTGAGCCGGGACGATTTCGCGGAGGAGTGA
- a CDS encoding ATP-binding protein: protein MSAPARPSVSAGGAGNGPASGWGPLRFGIRARLFLAFVAVAVLSVAACVLGWLSYDRLGGTLDEFAESHLPALGLAAKLAEEGGAIIATAPILAGSRTEAEMDAIRDTLGRRLTALRALTGSIEGGVPGLRPVVDALGRNLAELDGTVRQRLALARRNQEAIERLRWLHADFLDEIDPLVADARFNIQSALASVESGKASPDAVRILREENRRSEAVLQIGANGNLAVGLIARAATLATPEMLDDNAGFLDETADRLQRDLAALADWPDGVSLGQVVAQLLGLARGAEGSVPALRREELETAARGQALLAGNRDLVARLNGLIARQVLAVERDSRAAAARSAQAVAFGRSALLASAVVSLLVAVLVAWLYVNRNLISRLTRLGNAARAIAAGDLKAEIPLGGRDELSDMAAALLVFRDTAIAVEEANAQAIIDNAQAGLAITDAEGVIEFVNPLGAALIAPPDGVGNGEDAAARLADRLDADGAGRVAAFFAQVSAGADGVAPTLSILATGRRPDGGAVPVQVGVRPFRRRQQQRFIVTLTDMTERLEAQHLLERTVRERTTDLQATNDRLERAIAEHQRTERDLREAQAELVQAGKLAALGQLAAGVGHELNQPLAAIRSYAHNGRKLIGLGRVEEAGANLGKIADLTARMANITNHLKRFARRPDARLGAVELEPVIQGALSLFGNRLREEAVEVELQLPDAAAPLRVRAEEVRLEQVLVNLLSNALDAVAGAPVRRILIRAEAVEKGEGEEGDAVRIEVRDSGSGIAADPVEQIFDPFFTTKPVGTGLGLGLSISYNIVRDFGGVLSVAESGPDGTAFVLTLTRA from the coding sequence ATGAGCGCTCCGGCGCGACCGTCCGTATCGGCCGGCGGGGCAGGCAACGGGCCGGCGAGCGGGTGGGGACCGTTGCGCTTCGGCATCCGCGCCCGGCTGTTTCTGGCCTTCGTCGCGGTGGCCGTTCTGTCGGTCGCGGCCTGCGTGCTCGGCTGGCTGTCCTATGACCGGCTGGGCGGAACGCTGGACGAGTTCGCCGAAAGCCACCTGCCGGCCCTGGGGCTCGCCGCCAAGCTGGCGGAGGAGGGCGGCGCCATCATCGCCACCGCTCCCATCCTGGCCGGCAGCCGGACCGAGGCCGAGATGGATGCGATCCGCGACACGCTGGGCCGCCGCCTGACCGCGCTGCGGGCGCTGACCGGCTCCATCGAAGGCGGTGTTCCCGGTCTGCGCCCGGTGGTGGATGCGCTCGGCCGCAATCTGGCGGAGCTGGACGGCACGGTGCGCCAGCGGCTGGCGCTGGCCCGCCGCAACCAGGAGGCCATCGAGCGGCTGCGCTGGCTGCACGCCGATTTCCTCGACGAAATCGACCCCCTGGTGGCCGACGCCCGTTTCAACATCCAAAGCGCGCTGGCCTCCGTCGAGAGCGGGAAGGCGTCGCCCGATGCCGTCCGCATCCTGAGGGAGGAGAATCGGCGGAGCGAGGCGGTGCTGCAGATCGGCGCCAACGGCAACCTCGCGGTCGGGCTGATCGCGCGGGCGGCGACGCTTGCAACGCCCGAGATGCTCGACGACAACGCCGGCTTCCTCGACGAGACCGCCGACCGGCTGCAGCGCGACCTCGCGGCGCTGGCCGATTGGCCGGACGGGGTGTCGCTCGGGCAGGTGGTGGCCCAACTCCTGGGGCTTGCGCGCGGGGCGGAGGGCAGCGTGCCGGCGCTGCGCCGGGAGGAGCTGGAAACCGCCGCGCGCGGACAGGCGCTGCTGGCGGGGAACCGCGACCTCGTGGCCCGGCTGAACGGGCTGATCGCCCGGCAGGTCCTGGCGGTCGAGCGCGATTCCCGTGCCGCCGCCGCACGTTCGGCCCAGGCGGTCGCGTTCGGCCGCTCCGCCCTGCTGGCGAGCGCGGTGGTCAGCCTGCTGGTGGCGGTGCTGGTGGCGTGGCTCTACGTCAACCGCAATCTGATCTCCCGCCTGACCCGGCTGGGCAACGCGGCCCGCGCCATCGCCGCCGGCGATCTGAAGGCGGAGATCCCGCTGGGCGGTCGTGACGAGCTGTCGGACATGGCGGCGGCACTGCTGGTCTTCCGCGATACCGCCATCGCGGTGGAGGAGGCGAACGCCCAGGCGATCATCGACAACGCCCAGGCCGGTCTGGCGATCACCGATGCCGAGGGTGTGATCGAGTTCGTCAACCCGCTCGGCGCCGCGCTGATCGCACCGCCTGACGGGGTCGGCAATGGAGAGGACGCCGCCGCGCGTCTCGCCGACCGCCTGGATGCCGACGGCGCCGGCCGCGTCGCGGCGTTCTTCGCTCAGGTGTCAGCCGGAGCCGACGGCGTCGCGCCGACCCTGTCCATCCTGGCGACCGGGCGGCGCCCCGATGGCGGTGCGGTGCCGGTGCAGGTCGGCGTCCGCCCCTTCCGGCGGCGCCAGCAGCAGCGCTTCATCGTCACCCTGACCGACATGACCGAACGGCTGGAAGCCCAGCATCTTCTGGAACGCACGGTGCGGGAGCGCACCACCGACCTGCAGGCCACCAACGACCGGCTGGAGCGCGCCATCGCCGAGCACCAGCGCACCGAGCGCGACCTGCGCGAGGCCCAGGCGGAACTGGTGCAGGCCGGCAAGCTGGCGGCGCTCGGCCAGCTGGCGGCCGGTGTCGGGCATGAGCTGAACCAGCCGCTGGCCGCCATCCGCTCCTACGCCCACAATGGCCGCAAGCTGATCGGGCTTGGCCGGGTGGAGGAGGCGGGCGCCAATCTGGGCAAGATCGCCGACCTGACGGCCCGCATGGCGAACATCACCAACCACCTGAAGCGCTTCGCCCGACGCCCCGACGCCCGTCTGGGCGCGGTGGAGCTGGAGCCGGTGATCCAGGGTGCCCTGTCCCTGTTCGGCAACCGCCTGCGCGAGGAGGCGGTCGAGGTCGAACTTCAGTTGCCCGACGCCGCTGCGCCGCTGCGGGTCCGTGCCGAGGAGGTGCGGCTGGAACAGGTTCTGGTCAACCTGCTGAGCAACGCGCTGGACGCCGTGGCCGGCGCGCCGGTCCGCCGCATCCTGATCCGGGCCGAGGCCGTGGAGAAAGGAGAGGGGGAGGAGGGCGATGCCGTCCGCATCGAGGTGCGCGACAGCGGCTCCGGCATCGCCGCCGATCCGGTCGAGCAGATCTTCGATCCCTTCTTCACCACCAAGCCGGTTGGGACTGGGTTGGGGCTCGGCCTGTCGATCTCGTACAACATCGTCCGCGACTTCGGCGGCGTGCTGTCGGTGGCCGAGAGCGGCCCCGACGGAACCGCCTTCGTCCTCACCCTGACCCGTGCGTGA
- a CDS encoding ABC transporter substrate-binding protein: protein MKRNWRSLGSWLPTLVAVWLLLPASVTAGAGKLPVAAETVTVMTSFPAGFYEPVREAFEQAHPGLRLRVINAKTTAAVSQLQDRVEDVDLFWASAPDAFEVLKAAGLLATVGARPTGAPATVGNQPIDDPDGTYLGFALSGYGLVWDQSYLDRHGIAAPRSWEDLRKPAYVRHLGITAPSRSGTMHLMVETVLQLHGWERGWAMWLEIAGNIATVTARSYGVVEGVGKGRFGIGLAIDFLGQGTGQEAQDGEALRFAYPADSVFLPASVAVLRSAPNQAGADVFIDFLLSPAGQALMLRPDIGRLPVRPDAYAAAPAGYPNPYARETGDDLFLFDRALSSRRYELVNLLFDELITFRVKTLNRVWQLIHEGETRLAATPDPVARDLLRTARTAATAVPVGAAEAVDPAYSAALRRPARGMRVSARQEDLAAEWRSFSKTQLDAALSAAERALVILRVAAGEGGWP from the coding sequence ATGAAACGGAATTGGCGCAGCCTTGGATCGTGGCTGCCGACGCTGGTGGCGGTCTGGTTGCTGCTGCCGGCGTCCGTGACGGCCGGGGCGGGCAAGCTGCCGGTGGCGGCGGAAACGGTCACGGTCATGACGTCCTTTCCCGCCGGCTTCTACGAGCCGGTGCGGGAGGCGTTCGAACAGGCCCATCCCGGCCTTCGCCTCCGGGTGATCAATGCCAAGACGACGGCGGCCGTGAGCCAGCTCCAGGACCGTGTGGAGGATGTCGACCTCTTCTGGGCGTCCGCCCCCGATGCCTTCGAGGTGCTGAAGGCCGCCGGGCTGCTGGCGACGGTCGGCGCGCGCCCGACCGGCGCCCCGGCGACCGTCGGCAACCAGCCGATCGACGATCCCGACGGCACCTATCTCGGCTTCGCGCTGTCCGGCTATGGGCTGGTCTGGGATCAGTCCTATCTCGACCGGCACGGGATCGCCGCTCCGCGAAGCTGGGAGGATCTGCGCAAGCCGGCCTATGTCCGTCATCTCGGCATCACCGCGCCGTCGCGCTCCGGCACCATGCACCTGATGGTGGAGACCGTTCTGCAACTCCATGGCTGGGAGCGAGGCTGGGCCATGTGGTTGGAAATCGCCGGCAACATCGCGACGGTGACGGCGCGCAGCTATGGCGTGGTGGAGGGCGTGGGCAAGGGGCGTTTCGGCATCGGGCTGGCGATCGACTTCCTGGGCCAGGGAACCGGGCAGGAGGCGCAGGACGGAGAGGCGTTGCGCTTCGCCTATCCCGCCGACAGCGTGTTTCTGCCGGCCAGCGTGGCGGTGCTGCGCAGCGCGCCCAATCAGGCGGGAGCGGACGTCTTCATCGATTTCCTGCTGTCGCCCGCCGGGCAGGCGCTGATGCTGCGGCCTGACATCGGACGGCTGCCGGTCCGCCCCGACGCCTACGCCGCCGCGCCCGCCGGCTATCCCAATCCCTATGCCCGCGAAACCGGCGACGACCTCTTCCTCTTCGACCGGGCCTTGTCGAGCCGCCGCTACGAACTGGTCAACCTCCTGTTCGATGAGTTGATCACCTTCCGGGTGAAGACGCTCAACCGCGTCTGGCAGCTGATCCACGAGGGGGAGACCCGTCTGGCGGCCACTCCCGACCCGGTGGCCCGCGACCTGTTGCGCACGGCCCGCACGGCGGCCACCGCAGTTCCGGTCGGCGCTGCCGAGGCCGTCGACCCCGCCTATTCCGCGGCGTTGCGGCGGCCGGCCCGCGGCATGCGGGTCTCGGCAAGGCAGGAGGATCTGGCGGCGGAATGGCGGAGCTTCTCCAAGACCCAGCTCGACGCGGCGTTGTCGGCTGCCGAACGGGCACTGGTCATCCTGCGGGTGGCGGCCGGCGAAGGGGGCTGGCCATGA